One Branchiostoma floridae strain S238N-H82 chromosome 1, Bfl_VNyyK, whole genome shotgun sequence genomic region harbors:
- the LOC118419543 gene encoding putative N-acetylated-alpha-linked acidic dipeptidase translates to MDGSRGRFLLVAAIGLVAGVVLGVVIGYFSRQPGSAAPWAEELVRDGDASAGRRVQEEILPENIEENLRRLTSVPHIAGREMDLGQAEDLRDRWLQYGLDSARLTPYDILLSYPSSDENSPSRVTLMEADGTVVIQSQVEEAPLDQWQDDPNIVPPFNAYSGSGDVEGELVYVNYGRVEDFFHLQRDLNIDPSGKICIARYGSIFRGDKAEKAEQFGCLGLIIYSDPADYSARDYPVYPDGWMLPPSGVQRGTLMIAQGDPLTPFYPANEYAYRLTEEEAKVVAGLPGIPVHPIGFGVGIELLRHLAGDEAPEDWRGDLNITYRTGPGFQQAHAGRRVRLQVNVQNEVKRTYNVIGIIEGSVEPDRYVIMGNHRDAWVFGSVDPSSGTAVQEEVARAFGKLKQEGWRPRRSLVFASWGAEEYGLIGSTEWVEEYSKVLQERAVAYLNVDIAALGNYTFRSSASPAMFQSVFEATKKVPDPGVNPAGSSYSSLYDSWAAKVPKDEGDPNSLPNIGQLGSGSDYTPFFQHLGISSIDFRFICDPAVLDYYALYHSSYETFDLVKNFIDPEFKVHQAVGRVLAEMALDLADSLVLPIDPTVYSTALQDIAESVRTEYSTQFDAQSISMEYLDSAVSNFTRSALRLKDRMSNIDKKNPLAVRVVNDQLMQLERGFIDPLGLPGREWYRHVVYAPSAHNSYAGQAFPGLADAMFDIENAANQTQRWEEVKKQLAIITYTVQSAATAIEEGGL, encoded by the exons GAGGCTGACCTCCGTGCCGCACATCGCGGGAAGGGAGATGGACCTGGGACAGGCGGAGGATCTGCGGGACCGCTGGCTGCAGTACGGGCTGGACTCCGCGCGCCTGACCCCGTACGACATCCTGCTGTCCTACCCCAGCAGTGACGAAAACAG TCCCAGCCGGGTGACGCTGATGGAGGCTGACGGGACGGTAGTCATCCAGTCCCAGGTGGAGGAGGCTCCACTGGACCAATGGCAAGACGACCCGAACATCGTCCCGCCATTCAACGCCTACTCCGGCTCTGGAGACGTCGAG GGGGAGCTGGTGTACGTAAACTATGGCAGGGTCGAGGATTTCTTCCATCTCCAGCGTGACTTGAATATCGACCCCTCCGGGAAGATCTGTATCGCACGGTACGGCAGCATCTTCCGTGGAGACAAG GCGGAAAAGGCTGAGCAGTTCGGGTGCCTCGGCCTCATCATCTACTCGGACCCGGCAGACTACTCCGCCCGCGACTACCCCGTGTACCCGGACGGGTGGATGCTGCCGCCCAGCGGGGTACAGCGGGGGACGCTCATGATCGCACAGGGAGATCCACTCACTCCGTTTTATCCTGCAAACG AATATGCATACAGGCTGACTGAGGAAGAAGCTAAGGTAGTGGCGGGACTTCCGGGCATCCCCGTGCACCCGATCGGCTTTGGGGTCGGCATAGAGTTACTGAG GCACTTGGCAGGCGATGAAGCCCCTGAGGACTGGCGGGGAGACCTGAACATCACATACCGAACAGGACCAGGGTTCCAGCAGGCACACGCGGGCAG GAGAGTGCGGCTTCAGGTCAACGTGCAAAACGAGGTCAAGAGAACATACAACGTCATTGGCATCATCGAGGGCAGTGTGGAACCAG ATCGGTACGTGATCATGGGGAACCACAGGGACGCCTGGGTGTTTGGGTCCGTGGATCCTTCCAGCGGAACTGCAGTACAGGAGGAGGTTGCTAGGGCGTTTGGAAAACTGAAGCAAGAAG GTTGGCGCCCTCGTCGGAGCCTTGTGTTTGCCAGCTGGGGTGCTGAGGAGTACGGCCTGATCGGCTCCACGGAGTGGGTGGAGGAGTACAGCAAAGTACTGCAGGAACGGGCTGTGGCCTATCTCAACGTGGATATAGCTGCTCTTG GTAACTACACGTTCAGGAGCAGTGCGAGTCCCGCTATGTTCCAGTCTGTATTTGAAGCCACGAAAAAG GTACCGGACCCGGGCGTCAACCCCGCTGGCAGTAGCTACAGCTCCCTCTATGACTCATGGGCAGCCAAGGTTCCCAAGGACGAGGGAGACCCTAACTCACTGCCAAA CATTGGCCAGCTCGGGTCGGGAAGTGACTACACGCCGTTCTTCCAGCATCTCGGCATCTCGTCTATAGACTTCCGCTTTATCTGCGACCCG GCCGTGCTTGACTATTACGCCCTGTACCACTCGTCGTACGAGACCTTTGACCTGGTGAAGAACTTCATCGACCCTGAGTTCAAGGTTCACCAGGCTGTGGGGCGGGTGTTGGCGGAGATGGCGCTGGACCTGGCAGACTCGCTGGTCCTCCCGATCGACCCCACCGTGTACTCCACCGCTCTACAGGACATTGCCGAGTCCGTCAGGACGGAATATAGCACGCAATTCGATGCACAGAGCATCTCAATGG AATACCTGGACTCGGCCGTGAGCAACTTCACAAGATCAGCCCTCCGATTGAAAGACAGGATGTCGAACATTGACAAGaagaa TCCTTTGGCTGTCCGTGTTGTAAACGATCAGCTGATGCAGTTGGAACGAGGCTTCATTGACCCGCTAGGATTGCCGGGAAGGGAATGGTACAG GCATGTCGTTTACGCGCCCAGTGCTCATAACTCATACGCCGGCCAAGCGTTCCCTGGATTGGCTGACGCGATGTTCGACATTGAGAACGCAGCCAATCAGACGCAACGTTGGGAGGAGGTGAAGAAACAGCTAGCTATCATCACCTACACCGTCCAATCAGCTGCGACAGCGATAGAGGAAGGCGGCTTGTGA
- the LOC118426445 gene encoding glutathione synthetase-like, with the protein MEPVVPLPLDPSTMDSLAVSAKDQAILNGLAYLTDPQNDSSDLVSFKPFVLLPSPVPRFLFDQARAVQKDFNLLVHRVSHDRAFLTRCLSSVIKVDNFTAGLFHIYEQVQKEGVAQPICLGVHRSDYLLDTTNNAVMETHGVTANRQFQLKQTEINTIAAAGAGFAEKMASVHSPFFILLFTCRHVLNLLGVTNAYKHIPENRALDSQVEGFVAAWERYGSQRAIIVFVVEEERCRNVFSQRLMEFSVMEKYPSITVRRYSLRQIAEDAELKSDKTLFMHGSEVAVVYFRAGYSPDHYPTEKEWNARLMIERSRAIKCPCISYHLAGTKKVQQELAQPGVLERFLEDPKSVGRVRATFAGQHTLEMGLEGDRTVQMAMRSPEDYVMKPQREGGGNNIYGEDIKTILDELKNSEERTAYIIMDLICPAVVQNYFMRPGHRPKLLGSSCELGVFGVFMAEGDQVFHNKQGGHYLRTNDTTTDGGIDVGHAVVDSPYLV; encoded by the exons ATGGAGCCTGTTGTGCCCCTGCCACTGGACCCATCTACCATGGATAGCCTGGCTGTGtcagcaaaggaccaggcaaTTCTAAATGGGCTTGCATATCTGACAgatcctcaaaatgacagctcTGACCTTGTCAGCTTCAAACCATTTGTACTTCTGCCATCACCAGTTCCAAG ATTCCTGTTTGACCAAGCGAGGGCAGTACAGAAGGACTTCAACCTACTTGTCCACAGGGTGAGCCATGACAGGGCGTTCCTGACCAGATGTCTCAGCAG TGTTATAAAGGTGGACAACTTTACAGCTGGTCTGTTCCACATATATGAACAGGTGCAGAAGGAAGGTGTGGCTCAG CCCATCTGCCTAGGAGTCCACAGATCAGACTACCTGCTTGACACCACCAATAATGCTGTCATGGAAACACACGGAGTAACTGCAAATAGACAGTTCCAGCTCAAGCAGACAGAGATCAACACTATTGCTGCCGCTGGGGCTGGCTTTGCAGAAAAGATGGCCAGTGTGCACAG CCCTTTCTTTATCTTATTGTTTACATGTAGACATGTGCTGAATCTTCTGGGCGTGACTAATGCCTACAAACAT ATCCCCGAGAACAGAGCTCTGGACTCCCAGGTGGAAGGCTTTGTGGCAGCATGGGAGCGGTATGGATCACAGAG GGCCATCATAGTGTTCGTAGTAGAGGAGGAGAGATGCAGGAACGTCTTTTCGCAGAGACTGATGGAATTTTCGGTGATGGAAAA ATATCCCAGCATAACAGTGAGAAGGTACAGCTTGAGACAGATTGCAGAGGATGCTGAGCTCAAATCGGACAAGACACTTTTCAT GCATGGATCCGAAGTTGCTGTTGTCTACTTTAGAGCTGGATATTCACCTGACCACTATCCAACTGAAAAG GAATGGAATGCCCGCCTGATGATTGAGAGATCCCGAGCGATCAAGTGCCCATGTATATCTTACCATCTGGCTGGAACTAAGAAGGTTCAGCAGGAGTTAGCCCAGCCTGGTGTACTGGAGAGGTTTCTGGAAGACCCAAAGTCAGTGGGCAGAGTCAGGGCAACCTTTGCTGGACAGCACACACTGGAAATG GGTTTGGAAGGCGATCGGACCGTTCAGATGGCCATGAGAAGTCCTGAAGATTACGTCATGAAGCCACAAAGAGAAGGGGGCG GTAACAACATCTACGGAGAGGACATCAAGACCATCCTGGATGAACTAAAGAACTCTGAGGAGAGAACAGCATACATCATCATGGACCTGATCTGCCCTGCTGTGGTACAAAACTACTTCATGAGGCCAGGACACAGGCCTAAACTGCTGGGCTCTTCATGCGAGCTGGGCGTTTTCGGAGTCTTCATGGC TGAAGGGGACCAAGTGTTTCACAACAAGCAAGGGGGACACTACCTGAGGACAAACGATACAACAACAGACGGAGGGATTGATGTTGGACATGCTGTCGTGGACAGTCCCTATCTTGTCTGA